A region of Paraburkholderia largidicola DNA encodes the following proteins:
- a CDS encoding AraC family transcriptional regulator — MQPDLELVSVRRDESFKAWYHGFPYRTVRWHFHPEFEIHLIVATTGKMFVGDYIGSFAPGNLVLMGPNLPHNWVSEVPEGVTIAQRNLVVQFGQDFVAHCTEGFPEWRTLEALLADSRRGVSFGPQTSALIQPLFMELLDARGLRRIVLFLSMMEILLNASDRELLASPAYQIDPTSYASTRINHVLSYIGKNLASELRESDLAQLAGQSVSAFSRYFRRHTGLPFVQYVNRMRINLACQLLMDDELSVTDICYKVGFNNLSNFNRQFLTAKGIPPSKFRRFQQLNDASRVASEAAAALGKGIANAPSIVPAAQTPSHQHGQPRAAPAAYPPHGSPLATT; from the coding sequence GTGCAACCCGATCTCGAACTGGTCAGCGTGCGCCGCGACGAGTCATTCAAGGCGTGGTATCACGGCTTTCCTTACCGCACGGTGCGCTGGCACTTTCACCCTGAATTCGAAATCCATCTGATCGTCGCGACGACGGGCAAGATGTTCGTCGGCGATTACATCGGCAGCTTCGCGCCGGGCAATCTTGTGCTGATGGGACCGAACCTGCCGCACAACTGGGTCAGCGAAGTACCCGAAGGCGTGACGATCGCGCAGCGTAATCTCGTCGTGCAGTTCGGCCAGGACTTCGTCGCGCATTGCACGGAGGGCTTCCCCGAGTGGCGCACGCTCGAAGCGCTGCTCGCCGATTCGCGCCGCGGCGTGTCGTTCGGCCCGCAGACCAGCGCACTCATCCAGCCGCTCTTCATGGAACTGCTCGACGCGCGCGGCCTGCGCCGTATCGTGCTGTTTCTTTCGATGATGGAAATCCTGCTGAATGCGAGCGACCGCGAATTGCTCGCCAGCCCCGCGTATCAGATCGATCCGACCAGCTACGCGTCGACGCGCATCAATCACGTGCTGTCGTATATCGGCAAGAACCTCGCGTCGGAGTTGCGCGAATCCGATCTCGCGCAACTCGCGGGGCAGAGCGTAAGCGCGTTCTCGCGTTATTTCCGCCGCCATACGGGTTTGCCGTTCGTGCAGTACGTGAACCGCATGCGCATCAATCTCGCGTGTCAGTTGCTGATGGACGACGAGTTGAGCGTCACCGACATCTGCTACAAGGTCGGCTTCAATAATCTGTCGAACTTCAACCGGCAGTTTCTCACCGCGAAAGGCATCCCTCCGTCGAAGTTCCGGCGCTTCCAGCAACTGAACGACGCGAGCCGCGTCGCTTCGGAAGCAGCGGCGGCGCTCGGCAAGGGCATCGCCAACGCGCCTTCGATCGTGCCGGCCGCGCAGACGCCCAGTCATCAGCACGGCCAGCCACGCGCCGCGCCCGCGGCGTATCCGCCTCACGGCTCGCCGCTCGCGACGACCTAG
- a CDS encoding ABC transporter substrate-binding protein: MTHTTSHHALRLRATLTFAAVMLGAPFVAPVAEAAPLKIGMTFQELNNPYFVTMQKALNDAAASIGATVVVTDAHHDVSKQVSDVEDMLQKKIDILLVNPTDSTGIQSAVASAKKAGAVVVAVDANANGPVDSFVGSKNFDAGQMSCEYLAKAIGGSGEVAILDGIPVVPILERVRGCKAALAKFPNVKIVDTQNGKQERATALSVTENMIQAHPNLKGIFSVNDGGSMGALSAIESSGKDIKLTSVDGAPEAITALQKPNSKFIETSAQFPRDQIRLAIGVALAKKWGANVPKTIPVDVKLVDKDNAKGFSW; the protein is encoded by the coding sequence ATGACGCACACCACTTCACATCACGCCTTGCGCCTGCGCGCCACGCTGACTTTTGCCGCCGTGATGCTCGGCGCGCCGTTCGTTGCGCCCGTGGCCGAAGCGGCGCCGCTGAAGATCGGCATGACGTTCCAGGAACTGAACAACCCGTACTTCGTGACGATGCAAAAGGCGTTGAACGATGCGGCGGCATCGATCGGCGCGACGGTCGTCGTCACCGACGCGCATCACGACGTGAGCAAGCAGGTGAGCGACGTCGAAGACATGCTGCAGAAGAAGATCGACATTCTGCTGGTGAACCCGACGGATTCGACGGGTATTCAGTCGGCGGTGGCGTCGGCGAAGAAGGCGGGCGCCGTGGTCGTCGCCGTGGATGCGAACGCGAACGGTCCCGTCGATTCGTTCGTCGGTTCGAAGAATTTCGACGCTGGCCAGATGTCGTGCGAGTACCTCGCGAAAGCCATTGGCGGCAGCGGCGAAGTGGCGATTCTCGACGGCATTCCCGTGGTGCCGATTCTCGAGCGTGTGCGCGGCTGCAAGGCGGCGCTCGCAAAGTTCCCGAACGTGAAGATCGTCGATACGCAGAACGGCAAGCAGGAACGCGCGACGGCCCTGTCCGTCACCGAGAACATGATTCAGGCGCATCCGAACCTGAAGGGCATCTTCAGCGTGAACGATGGTGGATCGATGGGCGCGTTGTCCGCGATCGAATCGTCGGGCAAGGACATCAAGCTGACGAGCGTCGATGGTGCGCCGGAAGCGATCACTGCGCTCCAGAAGCCGAATTCGAAGTTCATCGAAACGTCCGCGCAATTTCCGCGTGACCAGATTCGCCTCGCCATCGGTGTGGCGCTTGCGAAGAAGTGGGGCGCCAATGTGCCGAAGACGATTCCTGTCGACGTGAAACTCGTCGACAAGGACAACGCGAAGGGCTTCAGCTGGTAA
- a CDS encoding sugar ABC transporter ATP-binding protein produces the protein MDTILKLDNITKSFPGVKALQGIHLDIARGEIHALLGENGAGKSTLMKILSGIYQPDDGTIVIDGQERHFANYHDAVAAGVGIVFQEFSLIPYLNAVENMFLGREFRNRLGMLDRARMRRAAAEIFGRLGVAIDLSVPIRELSVAQQQFVEIGKALSLNARILILDEPTATLTPAEAEHLFTIMRDLKQQGVAMIFISHHLEEIFEVCDRITVLRDGQYVGMTDVAKTDVSRLVEMMVGRKIENSFPPKPALPADAKAVLEVNALQLHKDGPINRFTLREGEILGFAGLVGSGRTETALAVIGADAAHVKDIRINGAAANLSDPADALKSGIGILPESRKTEGLITSFSIKQNISINNLGKYRTGRFFIDHRSEAKATADIMKRVGVKAPTMHTEVATLSGGNQQKVVIARWLNHHTNILIFDEPTRGIDVGAKAEIYLLMRELTARGYSIIMISSELPEIVGMCDRVAVFRQGRIEAILEGDQIESNAVMTYATAGASAATRGATQHEHA, from the coding sequence ATGGACACGATTCTCAAACTCGACAACATCACGAAGAGCTTTCCCGGCGTGAAGGCGCTGCAGGGCATCCACCTGGACATTGCGCGCGGCGAGATTCACGCATTGCTCGGCGAGAACGGCGCGGGCAAGTCGACGTTGATGAAGATTCTGAGCGGCATCTATCAGCCCGACGACGGCACGATCGTGATCGATGGACAGGAACGGCACTTCGCGAACTATCACGATGCCGTCGCGGCGGGCGTCGGTATCGTGTTTCAGGAGTTCAGCCTGATTCCGTATCTGAATGCCGTCGAGAACATGTTCCTCGGACGCGAGTTCCGCAACCGGCTCGGCATGCTCGATCGCGCGAGGATGCGGCGTGCTGCGGCGGAGATTTTCGGGCGTCTCGGTGTAGCAATCGATTTGTCCGTGCCGATCCGCGAACTGTCGGTTGCGCAGCAGCAGTTCGTCGAAATCGGCAAGGCGTTGTCGCTGAATGCGCGCATCCTGATTCTCGACGAGCCGACGGCCACGCTCACGCCCGCCGAAGCCGAGCATCTGTTCACGATCATGCGTGATCTGAAGCAGCAAGGTGTCGCGATGATTTTCATCTCGCACCACCTCGAAGAGATTTTCGAAGTGTGCGACCGCATCACCGTGTTGCGCGACGGTCAGTATGTCGGCATGACGGATGTGGCGAAAACGGATGTGAGCCGGTTGGTCGAGATGATGGTCGGGCGCAAGATCGAAAACAGCTTTCCGCCGAAGCCCGCCTTACCCGCCGACGCAAAGGCCGTGCTCGAAGTGAACGCCTTGCAGTTGCACAAGGACGGGCCGATCAATCGCTTCACATTGCGTGAAGGCGAGATTCTCGGCTTCGCGGGACTGGTCGGCTCGGGCCGCACGGAGACGGCGCTCGCGGTGATCGGCGCGGACGCTGCGCATGTGAAGGACATTCGCATCAACGGCGCGGCGGCGAATCTGTCCGATCCCGCCGATGCGCTGAAGTCCGGCATCGGCATTCTGCCCGAAAGCCGCAAGACGGAAGGGCTGATCACATCGTTCTCGATCAAGCAGAACATCTCGATCAACAACCTCGGCAAGTACCGCACGGGCCGTTTCTTCATCGATCACCGCAGCGAAGCGAAGGCCACCGCCGACATCATGAAACGCGTCGGCGTGAAGGCACCGACGATGCACACTGAAGTCGCAACATTGTCGGGCGGCAATCAGCAGAAAGTGGTGATCGCGCGCTGGCTGAATCACCACACGAACATCCTCATCTTCGACGAGCCGACGCGCGGCATCGACGTCGGTGCCAAAGCGGAAATCTATCTGCTGATGCGCGAACTCACGGCGCGCGGCTACTCGATCATCATGATTTCGTCGGAATTGCCGGAGATCGTGGGCATGTGCGATCGCGTCGCCGTGTTCCGGCAAGGACGCATCGAAGCGATTCTCGAAGGCGACCAGATCGAATCGAATGCCGTGATGACGTATGCAACGGCTGGTGCATCGGCTGCAACTCGTGGAGCAACACAGCATGAACACGCCTAA
- a CDS encoding ABC transporter permease produces the protein MNTPNTSPKTSTVASDTPGAPFRLNWASIKRSTLFYPFIGLLVVCIVMVFASDSFLSAANLENVLRQVSINAIIAVGMTAVILTGGIDLSVGSVMALSGTLAAGLMVAGLNGVAAIAIGIAVGLGFGFANGFFVAFAGMPPIIVTLATMGIARGLALIYTGGYPIDGLPDWVSFFGSGKVLGIQAPVLIMLVIYAIAWLLLERMPFGRYVYAIGGNEQATRLSGVRVARVKLIVYTLAGLTSSFAAIVLTSRLMSGQPNAGVGFELDAIAAVVMGGTSISGGRGSIVGTLIGALLLGVLNNGLNMVGVNPYVQNVIKGGIILLAIYISRERKK, from the coding sequence ATGAACACGCCTAATACTTCTCCCAAGACATCGACGGTCGCATCCGATACGCCGGGCGCGCCGTTTCGCCTGAATTGGGCAAGCATCAAACGCTCGACCTTGTTCTACCCGTTCATTGGCTTGCTCGTCGTGTGCATCGTGATGGTGTTTGCGAGCGACAGCTTTCTGTCCGCAGCGAATCTGGAAAACGTGCTGCGTCAGGTTTCGATCAACGCGATCATCGCCGTCGGCATGACGGCCGTGATCCTGACGGGCGGCATCGATCTGTCCGTCGGTTCGGTGATGGCGCTGTCGGGCACGCTCGCGGCGGGCCTGATGGTAGCGGGCCTCAATGGCGTCGCGGCAATCGCGATCGGCATTGCCGTGGGACTTGGCTTCGGCTTCGCGAACGGCTTTTTCGTTGCGTTCGCGGGCATGCCGCCCATCATCGTCACGCTCGCGACGATGGGCATCGCGCGGGGCCTCGCGCTGATCTACACGGGCGGCTATCCGATCGACGGCCTGCCGGACTGGGTGAGCTTCTTCGGCAGCGGCAAGGTGCTCGGCATCCAGGCGCCCGTGCTCATCATGCTCGTGATCTACGCGATCGCATGGCTGCTGCTCGAACGCATGCCGTTTGGTCGCTATGTGTACGCGATAGGCGGCAACGAACAGGCAACGCGCCTGTCCGGCGTGCGTGTTGCGCGCGTCAAGCTGATCGTCTACACGCTGGCTGGTTTGACGTCGTCGTTCGCAGCCATCGTGCTCACGTCGCGATTGATGAGCGGCCAGCCGAATGCGGGCGTCGGCTTCGAACTCGATGCGATTGCGGCCGTGGTGATGGGCGGCACGTCGATATCGGGTGGACGCGGCTCGATTGTCGGCACGCTGATCGGCGCGCTGCTGCTCGGCGTGCTGAACAACGGCCTCAACATGGTCGGCGTGAATCCGTACGTGCAGAACGTGATCAAGGGCGGAATCATCCTGCTCGCGATCTACATCAGCCGCGAACGCAAGAAGTGA
- a CDS encoding alcohol dehydrogenase catalytic domain-containing protein: MTTQDNSKSMTAIVCHAPEDYRVERVTKPQARAHELVIRIAACGICASDCKCHSGAKMFWGGPSPWVKAPVIPGHEFFGYVEDIGEGAAEHFGVEKGDRVIAEQIVPCGKCRYCKSGQYWMCEVHNIFGFQREVADGGMAEYMRIPPTAIVHKIPDGISLEDAAIIEPLACAIHTVNRGDIQLDDVVVIAGAGPLGLMMTQVAHLKTPKKLVVIDLVDERLELAREYGADVTINPKNDDALAIVKSLTDNYGCDVYIETTGVPAGVNQGMDLIRKLGRFVEFSVFGAETTMDWSIIGDRKELDVRGAHLGPYCYPIAIDLLARGLVTSKGIVTHGFSLEEWDEAIKVANSLDSIKVLMKPAR, encoded by the coding sequence ATGACCACTCAGGACAACAGCAAAAGCATGACGGCGATCGTGTGTCACGCGCCGGAAGACTATCGCGTCGAACGCGTGACGAAACCGCAGGCGCGCGCGCATGAGCTCGTGATCCGCATCGCCGCGTGCGGCATCTGCGCGAGCGACTGCAAGTGCCATTCCGGCGCGAAAATGTTCTGGGGCGGCCCGAGCCCGTGGGTGAAAGCGCCCGTGATTCCTGGCCATGAATTCTTCGGCTACGTCGAAGACATCGGCGAAGGTGCGGCCGAACATTTCGGCGTGGAGAAGGGCGACCGCGTGATCGCCGAACAGATCGTGCCGTGCGGTAAATGCCGCTATTGCAAATCCGGCCAGTACTGGATGTGCGAAGTACACAACATCTTCGGCTTCCAGCGCGAAGTCGCGGACGGCGGCATGGCCGAATACATGCGCATTCCGCCGACGGCCATCGTCCACAAGATTCCCGATGGCATCTCGCTCGAAGATGCCGCGATCATCGAGCCACTCGCGTGCGCGATTCACACGGTCAATCGCGGCGACATTCAACTCGACGATGTCGTCGTGATCGCGGGCGCGGGGCCACTCGGTCTGATGATGACGCAGGTCGCGCACCTGAAAACACCGAAGAAACTCGTCGTGATCGATCTCGTCGACGAACGTCTTGAACTTGCGCGCGAATACGGCGCTGACGTGACGATCAACCCGAAGAACGACGATGCGCTCGCCATCGTCAAATCGCTGACGGACAACTACGGCTGTGACGTCTACATCGAAACCACGGGCGTGCCGGCGGGCGTGAATCAGGGCATGGACCTGATTCGCAAGCTCGGGCGTTTCGTCGAGTTTTCTGTGTTCGGCGCGGAGACTACAATGGACTGGTCGATCATCGGCGACCGCAAGGAACTCGACGTGCGCGGCGCGCATCTGGGCCCTTACTGTTATCCGATTGCTATCGATCTTTTGGCGCGCGGGCTCGTCACATCGAAAGGCATTGTCACGCATGGCTTTTCGCTCGAAGAGTGGGACGAAGCGATCAAGGTCGCGAATTCGCTCGATTCGATCAAGGTGTTGATGAAGCCGGCCCGATAG
- a CDS encoding FGGY-family carbohydrate kinase has translation MNYVIGVDIGTQSTKAVLVDERGTIVAQHSSGYHPDTPKPLWAEQWPTVWMKAVVECISRCVAKAGEAGVASNAIKAVCVSSLYGGSGIPVDSDMKPLYPCLIWMDRRATAQVDAVRANVDLERLYAITGNGVDSYYGYTKMLWLRDNEPNVWANTRFFLPPNAYVIYLLTGEVAVDHSSAGNIGGVYDIAKRDWSDEALDMLGIPATMMPEHLVESSDVVGGLLSQWTEQLGLEAGTAIVAGGVDAAMATYAAGVTRAGQHVAMIGTSMCWGYINQSVDAHHGLISMPHVFNGLQDIYVFGGAITAGASVTWYREQFCHAEIEAAKAIPHGDPHRLLEEDAAQIPAGSDGVMFLPYLMGERSPVWDAKASGAFVGLSLYHTRAHLYRAVLEGVAYALQHNIVAGRRGAKSLDDKLIVVGGAAHSDLWMSIIADITGFPVYTIEQDVEAAMGAALLAAYGTKLISQETARGGWVTLIERARPDPARQSMYAERFGIYTDLYPALKPVMHRLQAK, from the coding sequence ATGAATTACGTCATCGGCGTCGATATCGGCACGCAGAGCACGAAGGCCGTGCTCGTCGACGAGCGCGGCACAATCGTCGCGCAGCATTCGAGCGGCTATCACCCGGACACACCGAAGCCCTTGTGGGCCGAGCAATGGCCGACCGTGTGGATGAAGGCGGTGGTCGAATGCATTTCGCGCTGCGTGGCGAAGGCGGGTGAGGCGGGCGTCGCGTCGAACGCGATCAAGGCCGTGTGTGTGAGCAGCCTGTATGGCGGCTCGGGCATTCCCGTCGATAGCGACATGAAGCCGCTGTATCCGTGCCTGATCTGGATGGACCGGCGCGCGACGGCACAGGTCGACGCGGTACGTGCGAATGTCGATCTCGAACGCCTGTATGCGATCACGGGCAATGGCGTCGACAGCTACTACGGCTATACGAAGATGCTGTGGCTGCGTGACAACGAGCCGAACGTGTGGGCGAACACGCGCTTCTTCCTGCCGCCGAATGCCTATGTGATCTATCTGCTGACGGGCGAAGTGGCCGTCGATCACAGTTCCGCGGGCAATATCGGCGGCGTGTACGACATCGCGAAGCGCGACTGGTCCGACGAGGCGCTCGACATGCTCGGCATTCCCGCGACGATGATGCCCGAACACCTGGTCGAATCGTCTGATGTAGTGGGCGGCCTGTTATCGCAATGGACGGAACAGCTTGGACTCGAAGCGGGCACGGCGATCGTCGCGGGCGGCGTCGATGCGGCGATGGCCACCTACGCGGCGGGCGTGACGCGCGCGGGCCAGCATGTCGCGATGATCGGCACGAGCATGTGCTGGGGCTACATCAACCAGAGCGTCGACGCGCATCATGGTTTGATCAGCATGCCGCACGTGTTCAACGGGTTGCAGGATATCTATGTGTTCGGCGGCGCGATCACGGCGGGTGCATCGGTAACGTGGTATCGCGAGCAGTTCTGTCATGCGGAGATCGAAGCGGCCAAAGCGATCCCGCATGGCGATCCGCATCGACTGCTCGAAGAGGACGCGGCGCAGATTCCGGCGGGTTCGGATGGTGTGATGTTCCTGCCGTATCTGATGGGCGAGCGCAGCCCCGTGTGGGATGCGAAGGCGAGCGGCGCGTTCGTCGGGCTGAGTCTGTATCACACGCGGGCGCATCTGTATCGCGCGGTGCTGGAAGGCGTGGCGTACGCGTTGCAGCACAACATCGTGGCGGGGCGCAGGGGCGCGAAGTCACTCGACGACAAGCTGATCGTCGTCGGCGGCGCGGCGCATTCGGACCTGTGGATGTCGATCATCGCGGACATTACCGGCTTTCCCGTCTACACGATCGAGCAGGACGTGGAAGCGGCGATGGGCGCGGCGCTGCTTGCCGCCTATGGCACGAAGCTGATTTCGCAGGAAACGGCGCGCGGTGGCTGGGTGACGCTGATCGAGCGTGCGAGGCCCGATCCCGCGCGGCAGTCGATGTACGCGGAGCGTTTCGGCATCTATACGGATCTGTATCCGGCTTTGAAGCCGGTCATGCATCGGTTGCAAGCGAAATGA
- a CDS encoding SDR family oxidoreductase has protein sequence MKTTFDFSGRSILVTGASSGIGRVTVEMLCASGAQVVAAARNVGELARLAEETGCEPLVLDVGDEAAIDDALASLDVFDGLVNCAGTAMLERAIDTTAASFDSVMDVNARGAILVARHVARAMIDAKRAGSIVNVSSQAALVGLEDHLSYCASKAAMDAITRVLCVELGAYGIRVNSVNPTVTLTPMAVKAWSEPSRRDPALQAIPLKRFAEPREVAEPVLFLLSDAASMITGVTLPIDGGYTAR, from the coding sequence ATGAAGACGACCTTCGATTTTTCCGGGCGCTCGATACTCGTGACGGGGGCATCGAGCGGGATTGGCCGCGTGACTGTTGAGATGTTGTGCGCTAGCGGCGCGCAGGTTGTTGCGGCGGCGCGCAATGTTGGCGAGCTTGCGCGTCTTGCGGAGGAGACGGGGTGTGAGCCTCTGGTGCTCGATGTCGGTGATGAGGCTGCGATTGACGATGCGCTTGCCTCGCTCGATGTGTTCGATGGGCTTGTGAATTGTGCCGGCACGGCGATGCTTGAGCGTGCGATCGATACGACTGCGGCGAGTTTTGATTCTGTGATGGACGTGAATGCTCGCGGCGCGATATTGGTCGCGCGGCATGTGGCGCGGGCGATGATCGATGCCAAGCGCGCGGGTAGCATTGTTAATGTCTCTAGCCAGGCGGCGCTGGTTGGGCTCGAGGATCATTTGAGTTATTGCGCTTCTAAAGCGGCGATGGATGCGATTACGCGGGTTTTGTGTGTCGAGTTGGGGGCGTATGGGATACGCGTGAATAGTGTTAATCCAACGGTCACTCTGACGCCGATGGCGGTGAAGGCCTGGAGCGAGCCTTCCAGGCGCGATCCTGCGTTGCAGGCTATTCCGCTTAAGCGGTTCGCTGAACCGCGGGAAGTCGCTGAGCCGGTTTTGTTTTTGCTCAGTGATGCGGCATCCATGATTACTGGTGTGACTTTGCCGATAGATGGCGGGTATACCGCCAGGTGA
- the kynA gene encoding tryptophan 2,3-dioxygenase has translation MTDHMKMTEDKPAQGCPFGHGGTPAPRETHASHMAVDEGEGWHDAQLDFSKSMSYGDYLSLGSILHAQHPLSPDHNEMLFIIQHQTSELWMKLALYELRAALASVHRDELPPAFKMLARVSRILEQLVQAWNVLSTMTPSEYTSMRPFLGSSSGFQSYQYRELEFMLGNKNEQMLKPHAHHPDVFAEVKAALEAPSFYDEVVRLLARRGFDISASRLDRDWTLPTQHDSSVEAAWLEVYRNPSQHWELYEMAEELVDLEDAFRQWRFRHVTTVERIIGFKQGTGGTAGAPYLRKMLDVVLFPELWHVRTLL, from the coding sequence ATGACCGACCACATGAAGATGACGGAAGACAAGCCCGCGCAAGGCTGCCCGTTCGGGCACGGCGGCACGCCGGCGCCGCGCGAGACGCACGCGTCGCACATGGCCGTCGATGAAGGCGAAGGCTGGCACGACGCGCAGCTCGATTTCTCGAAGTCGATGAGTTATGGCGATTATCTGTCGCTTGGATCGATCCTGCATGCGCAGCATCCGCTGTCGCCCGATCACAACGAGATGCTGTTCATCATTCAGCATCAGACCAGCGAGTTGTGGATGAAGCTCGCGCTGTATGAGTTGCGTGCCGCGCTTGCTTCGGTGCATCGCGATGAGTTGCCGCCCGCGTTCAAGATGCTGGCGCGTGTGTCGCGGATTCTCGAGCAGCTTGTGCAGGCGTGGAATGTGTTGTCAACGATGACACCTTCCGAGTACACGTCGATGCGTCCGTTTCTTGGCAGCTCGTCGGGGTTTCAGTCTTATCAGTATCGTGAGCTGGAGTTTATGCTCGGGAACAAGAATGAGCAGATGCTCAAGCCTCACGCGCATCATCCCGATGTGTTTGCCGAAGTGAAAGCGGCGCTTGAGGCGCCCTCGTTTTACGACGAAGTGGTTCGATTGCTGGCGCGGCGGGGGTTTGATATTAGCGCCTCACGGCTTGATCGCGATTGGACGCTGCCGACTCAGCATGATTCTTCTGTCGAAGCCGCCTGGCTTGAGGTTTATCGGAATCCTTCCCAGCACTGGGAACTGTATGAGATGGCTGAGGAGCTTGTTGACCTCGAGGATGCCTTTCGGCAATGGCGGTTCAGGCATGTGACTACTGTTGAGCGGATTATTGGGTTCAAGCAAGGAACGGGTGGCACGGCAGGCGCGCCGTATCTGCGCAAGATGCTCGATGTTGTGTTGTTTCCTGAGCTTTGGCATGTGAGGACTTTGCTCTAG
- the kynU gene encoding kynureninase, translating into MNQREEALALDAADPLAPLRDQFALAPNVIYLDGNSLGVPPAAAAQRAQTVIGAEWGEGLIRSWNTAGWFSLPRRLGNKLAALIGAAHNEVVVTDTISINLFKVLSAALRMQDKRDPKRRVIVSERSNFPTDLYIAQGLIKQLDRGYELRLVDDPSELPAAITDDVAVAMITHVNYRTGYMHDMAALTKLIHDKGALALWDLAHSAGAVPVDLNGVGADCAVGCTYKYLNGGPGSPAFAWVPHRHQNDFEQPLSGWWGHRAPFAMDPTYAADDGIGRFLCGTQPMVSMALVECGLDIFLQTDMQAIRKKSLALTDLFIELVEARCKEFPLTLVTPRAHAQRGSHASFEHPHGYEVMQALIARGVIGDYREPHVLRFGFTPLYTRFVDVWDAVEHLRHVLAHEIWRAPEFAARGAVT; encoded by the coding sequence ATGAATCAACGTGAAGAAGCACTCGCGCTCGATGCAGCCGATCCGCTCGCGCCGTTGCGCGACCAGTTCGCGCTCGCGCCGAACGTCATCTATCTGGACGGCAACTCGCTCGGCGTGCCACCCGCTGCGGCCGCTCAGCGCGCACAGACCGTGATTGGCGCCGAATGGGGCGAAGGACTGATCCGCAGCTGGAATACGGCCGGCTGGTTCTCGCTGCCGCGGCGTCTGGGCAACAAGCTCGCGGCGCTGATCGGCGCGGCGCACAACGAAGTCGTCGTCACCGACACGATTTCGATCAACCTGTTCAAGGTGCTGTCGGCGGCGCTGCGCATGCAGGACAAGCGCGACCCGAAGCGCCGCGTGATCGTGTCGGAGCGTTCGAACTTTCCGACCGACCTGTACATCGCGCAGGGGCTGATCAAGCAACTGGATCGCGGTTATGAGTTGCGTCTCGTCGACGACCCGTCAGAACTGCCCGCCGCCATCACCGACGACGTCGCCGTCGCGATGATCACGCACGTCAACTACCGCACGGGCTACATGCACGACATGGCCGCGCTGACGAAGCTGATCCACGACAAGGGCGCGCTCGCGCTGTGGGACCTCGCGCATTCGGCGGGCGCCGTGCCGGTCGATCTGAACGGCGTCGGCGCGGATTGCGCCGTCGGTTGCACGTACAAGTACCTGAACGGCGGTCCGGGTTCGCCCGCTTTCGCGTGGGTGCCGCATCGTCATCAGAACGACTTCGAGCAGCCGCTGTCCGGCTGGTGGGGACATCGCGCGCCGTTTGCGATGGACCCCACCTACGCCGCCGACGACGGTATCGGCCGCTTTTTGTGCGGCACGCAGCCGATGGTGTCGATGGCGCTCGTCGAATGCGGCCTCGACATCTTTCTGCAAACCGACATGCAGGCAATCCGCAAGAAGTCGCTCGCGCTGACGGACCTCTTCATCGAACTGGTGGAGGCGCGCTGCAAGGAATTTCCGCTCACGCTGGTGACGCCGCGCGCGCATGCGCAACGCGGATCGCATGCGAGCTTCGAGCATCCGCACGGCTATGAAGTGATGCAGGCGCTGATCGCGCGCGGCGTAATCGGCGACTATCGCGAGCCGCATGTGCTGCGCTTCGGTTTTACGCCGCTGTACACGCGCTTCGTCGATGTGTGGGATGCCGTCGAGCATCTGCGCCACGTGCTCGCGCATGAGATCTGGCGCGCGCCCGAATTTGCCGCACGCGGCGCCGTGACCTGA
- the kynB gene encoding arylformamidase: protein MDTLWDITPAVDTATPVWPGDTPVGIERVWRMEAGSPVNVARLTISPHTGAHTDAPLHYDADGAAIGAVPLDAYLGRCRVIHCIGAKPLVNPEHVAASLDGVPPRVLLRTYREAPVTAWDSNFCAVAPDTIDLLAAYGVKLIGIDTPSLDPQESKTMDAHHRIRAHRMAILEGIVLDAVAPGDYELIALPLKLTTLDASPVRAVLRALPDQRHSA from the coding sequence ATGGACACGCTTTGGGACATCACGCCCGCCGTCGATACGGCGACGCCCGTCTGGCCGGGTGACACGCCCGTGGGCATCGAGCGAGTGTGGCGGATGGAGGCCGGCTCGCCCGTCAACGTCGCACGGCTGACGATCTCGCCGCACACGGGCGCGCACACCGACGCGCCGCTGCACTACGACGCCGACGGCGCCGCGATCGGCGCGGTGCCGCTCGATGCGTATCTCGGCCGCTGCCGCGTGATCCATTGCATCGGCGCGAAACCGCTGGTGAACCCGGAGCACGTTGCGGCGTCGCTCGACGGCGTGCCGCCGCGCGTGCTGCTGCGCACCTACCGCGAGGCGCCCGTCACGGCGTGGGATAGCAATTTCTGCGCCGTCGCGCCCGACACGATCGATCTGCTCGCCGCGTACGGCGTGAAGCTGATCGGCATCGACACGCCGTCGCTCGATCCGCAGGAATCGAAGACGATGGACGCGCATCACCGCATCCGCGCGCACCGGATGGCGATTCTCGAGGGCATCGTCCTGGATGCCGTCGCGCCCGGCGATTACGAGCTGATCGCGCTGCCGCTCAAGCTGACGACGCTCGACGCCAGCCCGGTGCGCGCCGTGCTGCGCGCGCTCCCTGACCAACGACATTCCGCTTGA